The following are from one region of the Salvelinus alpinus chromosome 16, SLU_Salpinus.1, whole genome shotgun sequence genome:
- the use1 gene encoding vesicle transport protein USE1 isoform X2 — MASSRLEINFIRLLSRCESIASEKRVETEWRLEKYVGALEEMLVALRKSPSKPTVEVMTDYTRKVDFLKGLLEAEKLSGTEKALANQFLAPGRTPTIANERMPVSKTVHMQTKARCTGEMRNELLGTGLSNKGNLETDLRNRRGLVLDERQSAAELDAVLQHHHNLQEKLAEDMLNLARNLKNNTLVAQNIIKQDNQVWRKTSSAEQFLC, encoded by the exons ATGGCTTCGTCTAGGTTAGAAATAAATTTTATCCGATTATTGTCCCGCTGCGAATCTATAGCTTCGGAGAAGCGAGTGGAAACGGAATGGAGGTTGGAAAAG TATGTTGGTGCTCTTGAAGAGATGTTGGTGGCTTTGAGGAAAAGTCCAAG CAAACCCACAGTAGAGGTGATGACAGACTACACACGAAAGGTTGACTTCTTGAAAGGACTTCTAGAAGCAGAGAAACTG TCGGGGACAGAGAAAGCCCTGGCCAATCAGTTCCTAGCTCCTGGACGCACCCCCACCATAGCCAATGAGAGGATGCCAGTCAGTAAGACGGTTCACATGCAGACCAAAGCCCGGTGCACAGGGGAGATGAGGAACGAGCTGTTAGGCACT GGTCTGTCGAACAAAG GAAACTTGGAAACAGACTTGCGAAACAGAAG GGGTTTGGTGCTGGATGAAAGGCAGTCAGCAGCTGAGCTGGATGCAGTGCTGCAGCACCACCACAACCTACAGGAGAAGTTGGCTGAAGACATGCTGAACCTGGCCCGCAACCTGAAGAACAACACGCTGGTGGCCCAGAACATTATCAAACAGGACAACCAGGTGTGGAGGAAGACGAGCTCTGCTGAACAGTTTCTATGCTGA
- the use1 gene encoding vesicle transport protein USE1 isoform X3 gives MKISKPTVEVMTDYTRKVDFLKGLLEAEKLSGTEKALANQFLAPGRTPTIANERMPVSKTVHMQTKARCTGEMRNELLGTGLSNKGNLETDLRNRRGLVLDERQSAAELDAVLQHHHNLQEKLAEDMLNLARNLKNNTLVAQNIIKQDNQTLTQSMRQADTNFEKLKVESERLEQHTKKSVNWTLWLMLILVSFTFISMILFIRIFPKLR, from the exons atgaaaataag CAAACCCACAGTAGAGGTGATGACAGACTACACACGAAAGGTTGACTTCTTGAAAGGACTTCTAGAAGCAGAGAAACTG TCGGGGACAGAGAAAGCCCTGGCCAATCAGTTCCTAGCTCCTGGACGCACCCCCACCATAGCCAATGAGAGGATGCCAGTCAGTAAGACGGTTCACATGCAGACCAAAGCCCGGTGCACAGGGGAGATGAGGAACGAGCTGTTAGGCACT GGTCTGTCGAACAAAG GAAACTTGGAAACAGACTTGCGAAACAGAAG GGGTTTGGTGCTGGATGAAAGGCAGTCAGCAGCTGAGCTGGATGCAGTGCTGCAGCACCACCACAACCTACAGGAGAAGTTGGCTGAAGACATGCTGAACCTGGCCCGCAACCTGAAGAACAACACGCTGGTGGCCCAGAACATTATCAAACAGGACAACCAG aCCCTGACCCAGTCTATGCGGCAGGCAGACACCAACTTCGAGAAGCTGAAGGTTGAGTCGGAGCGCTTGGAGCAGCACACCAAGAAGTCTGTCAACTGGACCCTGTGGCTGATGCTCATCCTGGTCTCCTTCACTTTCATCAGTATGATCCTCTTCATCAGGATCTTCCCCAAgctcagatga
- the use1 gene encoding vesicle transport protein USE1 isoform X1, which yields MASSRLEINFIRLLSRCESIASEKRVETEWRLEKYVGALEEMLVALRKSPSKPTVEVMTDYTRKVDFLKGLLEAEKLSGTEKALANQFLAPGRTPTIANERMPVSKTVHMQTKARCTGEMRNELLGTGLSNKGNLETDLRNRRGLVLDERQSAAELDAVLQHHHNLQEKLAEDMLNLARNLKNNTLVAQNIIKQDNQTLTQSMRQADTNFEKLKVESERLEQHTKKSVNWTLWLMLILVSFTFISMILFIRIFPKLR from the exons ATGGCTTCGTCTAGGTTAGAAATAAATTTTATCCGATTATTGTCCCGCTGCGAATCTATAGCTTCGGAGAAGCGAGTGGAAACGGAATGGAGGTTGGAAAAG TATGTTGGTGCTCTTGAAGAGATGTTGGTGGCTTTGAGGAAAAGTCCAAG CAAACCCACAGTAGAGGTGATGACAGACTACACACGAAAGGTTGACTTCTTGAAAGGACTTCTAGAAGCAGAGAAACTG TCGGGGACAGAGAAAGCCCTGGCCAATCAGTTCCTAGCTCCTGGACGCACCCCCACCATAGCCAATGAGAGGATGCCAGTCAGTAAGACGGTTCACATGCAGACCAAAGCCCGGTGCACAGGGGAGATGAGGAACGAGCTGTTAGGCACT GGTCTGTCGAACAAAG GAAACTTGGAAACAGACTTGCGAAACAGAAG GGGTTTGGTGCTGGATGAAAGGCAGTCAGCAGCTGAGCTGGATGCAGTGCTGCAGCACCACCACAACCTACAGGAGAAGTTGGCTGAAGACATGCTGAACCTGGCCCGCAACCTGAAGAACAACACGCTGGTGGCCCAGAACATTATCAAACAGGACAACCAG aCCCTGACCCAGTCTATGCGGCAGGCAGACACCAACTTCGAGAAGCTGAAGGTTGAGTCGGAGCGCTTGGAGCAGCACACCAAGAAGTCTGTCAACTGGACCCTGTGGCTGATGCTCATCCTGGTCTCCTTCACTTTCATCAGTATGATCCTCTTCATCAGGATCTTCCCCAAgctcagatga